One Glandiceps talaboti chromosome 2, keGlaTala1.1, whole genome shotgun sequence genomic region harbors:
- the LOC144453545 gene encoding protein yippee-like 5, whose amino-acid sequence MGRIFLDHIGGSRLFSCASCDTILTNRAELISTRFTGATGRAFLFSKVVNLNYSEVQDRVMLTGRHMVRDVSCKNCDAKLGWIYEFATEDNQRYKEGKVILERALVTESEGIEEHMGD is encoded by the coding sequence ATGGGTCGTATATTCCTGGATCATATAGGAGGGTCACGGTTGTTTTCATGCGCCAGTTGTGATACAATACTTACAAACCGTGCCGAGCTAATATCAACAAGATTTACTGGTGCCACTGGTCGGGCGTTCCTCTTCAGTAAAGTGGTGAATCTAAACTACAGTGAAGTCCAGGATCGCGTCATGCTTACGGGCAGACATATGGTACGAGATGTGTCGTGCAAAAACTGTGATGCCAAACTAGGCTGGATTTATGAGTTTGCCACAGAAGACAACCAAAGATACAAGGAAGGCAAAGTGATCCTAGAGAGAGCTCTAGTTACGGAGAGTGAAGGCATAGAAGAACACATGGGAGACTGA